One Hevea brasiliensis isolate MT/VB/25A 57/8 chromosome 5, ASM3005281v1, whole genome shotgun sequence genomic region harbors:
- the LOC110668939 gene encoding superoxide dismutase [Cu-Zn] 2 isoform X2: protein MAGAATATATGTVKAVALITGEPNVRGSLQFVQRPSGPTHVTGKITGLSPGLHGFHIHALGDTTNGCNSTGPHFNPLKKDHGAPADEERHAGDLGNIFAGSDGIAEISIKDMQVDMNLARLLVMLVRELDVASLEFNHLFRLTALVNQQLI, encoded by the exons ATGGCAGGAGCAGCAACAGCAACAGCAACAGGTACTGTGAAAGCGGTGGCACTCATCACCGGAGAACCCAATGTTAGAGGCTCTCTTCAATTCGTCCAACGCCCCAGtg GGCCCACCCATGTCACGGGGAAGATAACAGGCCTATCACCAGGTCTTCATGGCTTCCATATTCATGCTCTTGGCGACACCACCAATGGCTGTAATTCCACTG GACCTCATTTCAATCCATTAAAGAAGGACCATGGAGCTCCAGCAGATGAAGAACGTCATGCAGGGGATTTGGGCAACATTTTTGCTGGATCAGATG GAATTGCTGAGATTTCAATTAAGGACATGCAG GTGGACATGAACTTAGCAAGACTACTGGTAATGCTGGTGCGAGAGTTGGATGTG GCATCATTGGAATTCAATCATCTGTTTAGATTGACAGCTTTAGTTAATCAGCAACTTATCTGA
- the LOC110668939 gene encoding superoxide dismutase [Cu-Zn] 2 isoform X1: MAGAATATATGTVKAVALITGEPNVRGSLQFVQRPSGPTHVTGKITGLSPGLHGFHIHALGDTTNGCNSTGPHFNPLKKDHGAPADEERHAGDLGNIFAGSDGIAEISIKDMQIPLSGPHSILGRAVVVHSDPDDLGKGGHELSKTTGNAGARVGCGIIGIQSSV, translated from the exons ATGGCAGGAGCAGCAACAGCAACAGCAACAGGTACTGTGAAAGCGGTGGCACTCATCACCGGAGAACCCAATGTTAGAGGCTCTCTTCAATTCGTCCAACGCCCCAGtg GGCCCACCCATGTCACGGGGAAGATAACAGGCCTATCACCAGGTCTTCATGGCTTCCATATTCATGCTCTTGGCGACACCACCAATGGCTGTAATTCCACTG GACCTCATTTCAATCCATTAAAGAAGGACCATGGAGCTCCAGCAGATGAAGAACGTCATGCAGGGGATTTGGGCAACATTTTTGCTGGATCAGATG GAATTGCTGAGATTTCAATTAAGGACATGCAG ATACCACTGAGTGGGCCACATTCTATATTGGGGAGGGCTGTTGTTGTGCATTCTGATCCTGATGATCTTGGGAAAG GTGGACATGAACTTAGCAAGACTACTGGTAATGCTGGTGCGAGAGTTGGATGTG GCATCATTGGAATTCAATCATCTGTTTAG
- the LOC110668939 gene encoding superoxide dismutase [Cu-Zn] 2 isoform X3, translated as MAGAATATATGTVKAVALITGEPNVRGSLQFVQRPSGPTHVTGKITGLSPGLHGFHIHALGDTTNGCNSTGPHFNPLKKDHGAPADEERHAGDLGNIFAGSDGIAEISIKDMQIPLSGPHSILGRAVVVHSDPDDLGKGIIGIQSSV; from the exons ATGGCAGGAGCAGCAACAGCAACAGCAACAGGTACTGTGAAAGCGGTGGCACTCATCACCGGAGAACCCAATGTTAGAGGCTCTCTTCAATTCGTCCAACGCCCCAGtg GGCCCACCCATGTCACGGGGAAGATAACAGGCCTATCACCAGGTCTTCATGGCTTCCATATTCATGCTCTTGGCGACACCACCAATGGCTGTAATTCCACTG GACCTCATTTCAATCCATTAAAGAAGGACCATGGAGCTCCAGCAGATGAAGAACGTCATGCAGGGGATTTGGGCAACATTTTTGCTGGATCAGATG GAATTGCTGAGATTTCAATTAAGGACATGCAG ATACCACTGAGTGGGCCACATTCTATATTGGGGAGGGCTGTTGTTGTGCATTCTGATCCTGATGATCTTGGGAAAG GCATCATTGGAATTCAATCATCTGTTTAG